One window of the Coffea eugenioides isolate CCC68of unplaced genomic scaffold, Ceug_1.0 ScVebR1_2767;HRSCAF=3856, whole genome shotgun sequence genome contains the following:
- the LOC113757136 gene encoding NAC domain-containing protein 2-like: MRFGVRGFLIDAHRYRSDSLHNVNGWYFFTYLTNKYPKGSRPSRSCGDGGFWKPTGKDKKIYYNGNTVGYRKSLDFLLGPGEKTAWKMHEYRIHANNPKSDPVLCRLYMNIRRKNKDESEGDTVELMRENLDQCFTVNEAPMQNEDNDLAVGNISSAGSTNNQCMEYITSTLDTGGDAISNQNEDNDLAVGNISSAGSTNNQCMEYITSTLDTGGDAISNQVIYDLSSFQFPDHPFQDFQGYTNSHGGLEAITQEFTEPFHLSKGTMIFEYGTVPFIKGYHDPL; this comes from the exons ATGAGATTTGGGGTTAGAGGGTTTCTCATTGATGCAC ATAGATACAGATCGGATAGCCTTCATAACGTGAACGGATGGTACTTCTTCACCTATTTGACGAACAAATACCCCAAAGGCAGCCGTCCCTCTCGATCATGTGGAGATGGTGGATTTTGGAAACCCACCGGCAAAGACAAGAAGATTTATTACAATGGCAATACCGTCGGATACAGGAAGTCACTAGATTTCTTACTTGGGCCTGGTGAAAAAACGGCTTGGAAGATGCATGAATATAGAATTCATGCAAATAACCCCAAG TCGGATCCAGTTTTATGTAGATTGTATATGAACATAAGACGCAAAAACAAAGATGAAAGTGAAGGTGACACAGTAGAATTGATGAGGGAAAATCTTGACCAGTGTTTTACAGTGAATGAAGCTCCCATGCAGAATGAGGACAATGATTTGGCGGTTGGCAATATTTCCTCTGCTGGTTCTACAAACAATCAATGTATGGAGTATATTACCAGCACTCTAGACACAGGAGGTGATGCCATTTCAAACCAG AATGAGGACAATGATTTGGCGGTTGGCAATATTTCCTCTGCTGGTTCTACAAACAATCAATGTATGGAGTATATTACCAGCACTCTAGACACAGGAGGTGATGCCATTTCAAACCAGGTTATCTATGATCTTTCTAGTTTCCAATTTCCTGATCATCCATTTCAAGATTTCCAAGGATACACTAATTCTCATGGTGGGCTCGAAGCAATTACTCAAGAGTTCACTGAACCGTTCCATTTATCAAAGGGTACCATGATATTTGAGTACGGAACCGTTCCATTTATCAAGGGGTACCATGATCCCCTCTGA